One Uloborus diversus isolate 005 chromosome 7, Udiv.v.3.1, whole genome shotgun sequence genomic window, GCATTCAGTGCATACTCACAACCTGGCAATGTTTCTGGAAATTTATTATATGTTAATTATGGTCAAACATCTGATTTTCAGCATTTGAAAGCATTAGGTATTCCTCttgaagggaaaattttcattgcTAGGCATTGGAAATTGCCGGCTGATGAGATAGTGTGGAATGCACAACAAGTCAAAGCCGCAGGCTTAATTTTATATCCAGATCCAGAAAATTACAATCCTCCAATACTAAAATCAGATCCATATCCCAAAACCTGGTGGCTGCCACCAAATGTAGCAAGAACTGATTCAGTCTTATGGAATGGAGCGGGTGACCCTTTGACTCCAGGATATCCGGCAAGACATGACGCAAACCGTCTGTCTCTTTCATCGGCTTTGCTTCCTGGGTTGATAGTGCAGCCGGTAAGTTACGCGGATGCATATAAGCTGTTAAGTTCATTAGGGGATCATGATGCTCCAAAGGACTGGCAGGGAGGATTTAATTTCACTTATAAAATTGGTCCATCCTTCAAGGATTCCACATGGAAAATTCACATGCAGGTGTACAATCAATACGTTAACAAAACCATTTACAATGTCGTCGGCAAAATTCGAGGCAAGACCGAGCCGGATAGGTACGTCATAATTGGCAGCCATCGTGATGCTTGGGCATATGGTGCTATTGATGCAGCTGGCGGAACGTCTGCATTGCTTGAACTGACCAGAGTGTATGGCCGTCTTCTGAAAGAAGGGTGGAGACCCCGTAGAACCATTTTGTTTTGTAGTTGGGGTGCTGAAGAGCataatttgattggctcaacagaaTGGATTGAAGAAAATCTCAAATTGTTGCATGGCAGAGCAGTAGCTTACATTAACGCTGATATTTTGGTAGCAGGCAATGCTTCCATTAGGGCAGTTGCATCACCACTTTTATACAATGCAATATTCAATGCTACTAAAGAAGTTTCCAATCCAAATGAACATGAGAAAATAGAAGGTTTTAAAACTGTGTATGATTCATGGCTTGCTACTTTTCCTAAAAAGAGGAATGTGTCAAATTTGTTGTAtccaaaattttctaaattaatatcAATTGAGGATTATGATGATATGGAATTCAAACCGCCTCAGACTCACAATAATCATTCTACCCTTCTAGAAAGTTATATCAAAAGTTCAATGCAGTTGGTTCGGCCAAAAATAAGAGAAATGGACATGCGAGGTAATTACGCTCCGTTCTTTCTTCATGCTGGCATCCCAGCCGTTGATGTATCGTATATTCATGATTCCACACTGTCCAGCTCATCCTATCCATTACACCATACTGAATTTGATAACTTTGATTTTGTAAAGAACTTTATTGATCCAACTTTTAAGTATCATGCTACTGTGGTTAAAATTTTAGGCGAACTCTTGAGAGATTTGTCTGACTCTCTTTTCTTACcttttaatttgtttgattaCGCTCAAATCTTGCaagatttttacttaaatttgagCTTGAAACTGAAAGGTATTGTTGAACATAATGCTGTCGATTTGAATCACCTTGAATTTGCTATCAAAAATTTCTCAAATGCTGCTATGAAATTTCACTCTGCTC contains:
- the LOC129225779 gene encoding putative N-acetylated-alpha-linked acidic dipeptidase produces the protein MKMTAQYRPYRNEDGMEAEQVTWGDQEVGDVEIYQRTTEDIRVVSNRNLVIGGVGIGLIGAVIGLIVGYFAHSEHSECVPSLSVALHSVQEANPYVRRKISQMINNQEIEKFMKFYSMEPHIAGSSTDRQFAINIKKEWLNHGVDSVDIVEYDVLLSYPHKDKTNVIKITDNLNEEKIVINTPRKKNLNPAFSAYSQPGNVSGNLLYVNYGQTSDFQHLKALGIPLEGKIFIARHWKLPADEIVWNAQQVKAAGLILYPDPENYNPPILKSDPYPKTWWLPPNVARTDSVLWNGAGDPLTPGYPARHDANRLSLSSALLPGLIVQPVSYADAYKLLSSLGDHDAPKDWQGGFNFTYKIGPSFKDSTWKIHMQVYNQYVNKTIYNVVGKIRGKTEPDRYVIIGSHRDAWAYGAIDAAGGTSALLELTRVYGRLLKEGWRPRRTILFCSWGAEEHNLIGSTEWIEENLKLLHGRAVAYINADILVAGNASIRAVASPLLYNAIFNATKEVSNPNEHEKIEGFKTVYDSWLATFPKKRNVSNLLYPKFSKLISIEDYDDMEFKPPQTHNNHSTLLESYIKSSMQLVRPKIREMDMRGNYAPFFLHAGIPAVDVSYIHDSTLSSSSYPLHHTEFDNFDFVKNFIDPTFKYHATVVKILGELLRDLSDSLFLPFNLFDYAQILQDFYLNLSLKLKGIVEHNAVDLNHLEFAIKNFSNAAMKFHSAQEAVDLSDPMTVRGINDQLLLLERAFLDPNGLPRNIFKKHIIMSPSESYLSHSGIFPGLLDEFSNLEIYPQDAESLELIKAHFSVLVFTIQSAAKIIQNV